The Brassica napus cultivar Da-Ae chromosome C7, Da-Ae, whole genome shotgun sequence genome has a segment encoding these proteins:
- the LOC106409227 gene encoding DNA replication complex GINS protein SLD5 — protein MASSSDMGSADFESLSSTSDVELLKRAWRNEKAAPEILPYEGDLVERAKGQIELVEENIEAYVENGIDPLVVSLYQMDLDRTQFLLRSYLRVRLLKIEKFMFHSLKSEEAESRLSEQEKVFARRCADDLAKHFEESVLRKLPENYQSVLKQSLISEVDDMVPEPHLDTFVVCRSKSHFTLNLYEEGESTQTEEMDRGDLYFIRYKIVKGAIESGKMDLI, from the exons ATGGCGTCGAGTTCGGATATGGGATCGGCTGATTTCGAATCATTGTCCTCTACCTCAGACGTCGAGCTCTTGAAGAGAGCGTGGCGTAACGAGAAGGCGGCGCCGGAGATTCTACCGTACGAAGGGGATCTCGTCGAAAGAGCCAAAGGGCAGATTGAATTAGTG GAAGAGAATATTGAAGCTTATGTGGAAAATGGTATCGACCCTTTGGTTGTGTCGCTTTATCAGATGGATTTGGACAGAACCCAGTTTCTACTGAGATCATATCTTAGGGTTAGGCTTCTGAAG ATAGAGAAGTTTATGTTCCACAGCCTCAAGTCAGAAGAAGCTGAAAGTCGCCTTTCTGAGCAAGAGAAAGTGTTTGCTAGaag GTGTGCTGATGATTTGGCAAAGCATTTCGAAGAGAGCGTACTGCGTAAGTTGCCTGAGAACTATCAGTCCGTTCTCAAGCAATCCCTTATAAGTGAAGTGGATGATATGG tGCCGGAGCCGCATTTGGACACTTTTGTTGTTTGTAGAAGCAAGAGCCATTTCACTCTCAATCTATACGAAGA aggAGAGAGCACCCAGACTGAGGAGATGGACCGTGGGGATCTCTACTTCATACGTTACAAGATTGTAAAAGGAGCAATCGAATCTGGGAAGATGGACTTGATCTGA
- the LOC106409141 gene encoding FCS-Like Zinc finger 15-like, producing MKMVGLSIVLEFSNNNTLSNGFVSPKPHQVVNKSTVVVSAIASDLRRGSSYPDSGFLKHCFLCKRKLLPAKDIYMYKGDKGFCSVECRSKQMVMDEDESFRRENCSFMAVKATKPDSPAPTSSGGGPP from the exons ATGAAAATGGTGGGACTAAGTATTGTTTTGGAGTTTTCTAACAACAACACTCTCAGCAACGGCTTTGTTAGTCCCAAACCGCATCAGGTTGTCAACAAATCCACCGTCGTGGTCAGCGCCATCGCCTCTGATCTCCGCCGTGGTAGTTCTTATCCGGATTCTGGGTTTCTCAAACATTGTTTTCTCTGTAAAAGGAAACTTCTTCCAGCGAAAGATATCTACATGTACAA AGGTGATAAAGGTTTCTGTAGCGTGGAGTGTAGATCGAAGCAGATGGTCATGGACGAAGATGAAAGCTTTAGAAGAGAGAACTGTTCGTTCATGGCTGTTAAAGCAACGAAGCCTGACTCACCGGCCCCGACGTCTTCAGGCGGTGGTCCGCCGTGA
- the LOC106407125 gene encoding uncharacterized protein LOC106407125 produces MHLWPSLKLRNSFKSTSKKKYQRTNSSGQHSQSNQQKLLESGPEIPSGNWFYVVCGDLAMVLSCCFCCFCCGACIDEEDN; encoded by the exons ATGCATCTGTGGCCATCATTGAAACTTAGAAACTCTTTCAAGAGCACTAGCAAGAAGAAATATCAAAGGACTAACAGCAGCGGGCAGCATAGTCAAAGCAATCAACAGAAACTCCTAGAATCTGGCCCTGAGATTCCATCTGGTAACTGGTTTTATGTTGTCTGCGGAGATCTTGCCATGGTTCTCTCTTGCTGCTTCTGTTGTTTCTGCTGCGGAG CTTGCATTGATGAGGAAGATAATTGA
- the LOC106411483 gene encoding chaperone protein dnaJ 49-like, protein MDGNKDDAARCVRIAEEAIASGDKERALRFIKMAKRLNPSLSTDELATACENLDSVSENPSLSDENHKAVDGDKLEPKTHENKKKVYTEENVELVRSIKRNNDYYTILGLEKSCSVEEIRKAYRKLSLKVHPDKNKAPGSEEAFKKVSKAFTCLSDGNSRSQYDQVGFVDEFDHIQRQSNRSRPRRRRYNTTRSDFFEDEFDPDEIFRAFFGQQRDAFGAATRTYRTRQARNPPREEEVNFAGPTCLTIVQILPFLLLLLLAYLPFSEPDYSLHKSQTYQVPKTTENMEISFYVRSSAAFDEKYPLGSSARANLDASVIKEYRSFLFQSCRIEIQRRRWNKKMPTPHCNELHERGFVDRQIPI, encoded by the exons ATGGATGGTAACAAAGACGATGCGGCGAGGTGTGTGAGGATCGCCGAAGAAGCCATTGCTTCTGGCGATAAGGAACGAGCATTGAGATTCATCAAGATGGCGAAACGGCTTAATCCAAGCCTCTCCACCGATGAACTCGCCACTGCTTGTGAGAATCTGGATTCAGTTTCAGAGAATCCGTCTCTTAGTGATGAAAACCACAAAGCTGTTGATGGTGATAAGCTTGAGCCTAAGACTCACGAGAATAAGAAGAAGGTATACACTGAGGAAAACGTTGAGCTGGTTAGGAGTATCAAGAGGAACAACGATTACTATACGATTCTAGGTTTAGAGAAGAGCTGTTCCGTTGAAGAAATCAGAAAAGCTTACAGGAAGCTGTCCTTGAAAGTTCACCCTGATAAGAACAAGGCTCCAGGCTCAGAGGAAGCGTTCAAGAAAGTTTCTAAAGCGTTTACGTGTTTGAGTGATGGCAACTCGAGGAGCCAGTATGATCAGGTGGGGTTTGTTGATGAGTTTGATCACATCCAGAGGCAAAGTAACCGTAGTAGGCCGAGGAGAAGGAGGTATAACACTACGCGGAGTGATTTCTTTGAGGATGAGTTTGATCCTGACGAGATATTTAGGGCGTTTTTTGGTCAGCAACGAGACGCGTTCGGTGCTGCTACACGTACTTATAGAACTAGACAAGCGCGTAACCCACCACGAGAGGAGGAGGTTAATTTTGCTGGACCGACTTGTTTGACGATTGTTCAGATACTGCCGTTCCTGCTGCTTTTGTTGCTGGCTTATCTGCCCTTTTCTGAGCCGGACTATTCTCTGCACAAGAGCCAGACTTATCAGGTGCCGAAGACGACAGAGAATATGGAGATTAGCTTTTATGTTCGGTCGTCAGCAGCCTTTGATGAGAAGTATCCGCTTGGTAGCTCTGCTCGTGCTAACCTTGACGCCAGCGTGATCAAAGAGTATAGAAGCTTTCTTTTCCAGTCGTGTCGCATTGAGATCCAGAGAAGGCGGTGGAACAAGAAGATGCCAACTCCTCACTGCAATGAACTTCACGAGCGTGGGTTTGTTGATAG GCAAATACCGATATGA
- the LOC106410416 gene encoding isoleucine--tRNA ligase, chloroplastic/mitochondrial-like, translated as MSSFFKSFAGNPREAAAMAMVQSSSYRVLSGRNCSNIRRTTPLDSFLAKGRSPVKAFSFLHVSRYSTQPNNEFGHSSKRRSRGPVMAAKKASGGEKQEEGKYKHTVDLPKTGFGMRANSLTREPELQKLWEENQVFKRVSDNNNGGTFILHDGPPYANGDLHMGHALNKILKDIINRYKLLQNYKVQYIPGWDCHGLPIELKVLQSLDQEVRKELTPLKLRAKAAKFAKATVKTQMESFKRFGVWADWNNPYLTLDPEYEAAQIEVFGQMALQGYIYRGRKPVHWSPSSRTALAEAELEYPEGHVSRSIYAIFKLVGGAKTSLLDEFIPNICLAVWTTTPWTIPANAAVAVNAKLQYSVVEVHSSSEDESASAGKKKKMAGKVLKNQQKLCVIVATDLVPALEAKWGVKLIIRKTFLGADLENCRYTHPTDNRDCPVVIGGDYITTESGTGLVHTAPGHGQEDYATGLKYGLPIVSPVDDGGNFTEEAGQFRGLSVLGEGNIAVVSYLDENMSLVMEESYAHKYPYDWRTKKPTIFRATEQWFASVEGFRKATMDAINDVKWIPHQAVNRISAMTSSRSDWCISRQRTWGVPIPVFYHVETKEPLMNEETVEHVKSIISQKGSDAWWYMSAEDLLPEKYRDKAADYEKGTDTMDVWFDSGSSWAGVLGKREGLTFPADVYLEGTDQHRGWFQSSLLTSIATKGKAPYSAVITHGFVLDEKGMKMSKSLGNVVDPRLVIEGGKNSKDAPAYGADVMRLWVSSVDYTGDVLIGPQILRQMSDIYRKLRGTLRYLLGNLHDWRVDNAVPYQDLAIIDQHALFQLESVVKNIQECYENYQFFKIFQIIQRFTIVDLSNFYFDIAKDRLYTGGTSSFTRRSCQTVLSTHLLSILRVIAPIVPHLAEDVWQNLPFEYRNEDGSAAKFVFELKWPLLNEQWLSFPAEDVLFWERLLELRTEVNKVLELARNGKLIGSSLEAKVYLHTTNASMASRLLEMCEAQNEADTLQRIFLTSQVEVLSSMETEMVSSVQHTGEYVDGENKVWIGVSRAEGSKCERCWNYSGQVGSFSEHPTLCGRCFKVIVANPPEPVAAAVIN; from the exons ATGTCATCTTTCTTCAAATCTTTTGCCGGAAATCCGAGGGAAGCAGCTGCCATGGCAATGGTGCAATCCTCATCTTACAGA GTATTGTCAGGTAGAAACTGTTCAAATATAAGGAGAACCACACCGTTGGATTCCTTTCTTGCCAAGGGAAGGTCTCCTGTCAAGGCATTTTCTTTCCTACATGTCTCGCGGTATTCAACTCAGCCCAACAACGAGTTTGGTCATTCATCAAAGCGTAGGTCTCGTGGGCCTGTTATGGCAGCAAAGAAAGCATCTGGAG gggaaaaacaagaagaaggaaAGTACAAGCACACGGTTGATTTGCCGAAGACAGGTTTTGGTATGAGAGCGAATTCATTGACGAGGGAACCTGAACTCCAGAAGCTGTGGGAGGAGAACCAGGTCTTCAAGAGAGTTTCTGATAATAACAATGGA GGGACTTTCATTCTTCATGATGGTCCTCCTTATGCCAACGGTGACCTGCATATGGGTCATGCTCTTAACAAGATACTGAAGGATATCATTAATCGCTATAAG CTGCTCCAAAACTATAAAGTTCAGTACATTCCTGGGTGGGATTGCCATGGCCTTCCAATTGAGTTGAAAG TTCTGCAGTCCCTGGATCAGGAAGTGAGAAAGGAACTTACACCACTGAAGCTAAGGGCAAAGGCGGCGAAATTTGCAAAAGCAACAGTCAAAACACAAATGGAATCATTTAAG CGGTTTGGAGTATGGGCAGACTGGAACAATCCTTATCTAACTCTTGATCCGGAATATGAAGCTGCCCAG ATTGAAGTATTTGGCCAGATGGCCTTGCAAGGGTACATCTATAGAGGTAGGAAGCCAGTTCACTGGAGTCCTTCATCCCGTACTGCTCTTGCAGAAGCTGAACTAGAG TATCCGGAGGGTCATGTTTCAAGAAGCATATATGCCATTTTTAAATTGGTTGGTGGAGCGAAAACAAGCCTTTTAGATGAGTTTATTCCTAATATATGCTTGGCAGTATGGACAACCACACCTTGGACTATTCCAGCCAATGCTG CTGTGGCGGTGAATGCAAAGCTTCAGTATTCTGTTGTCGAAGTGCATTCATCCTCAGAAGATGAATCTGCGTCGGCagggaagaaaaagaaaatggcTGGGAAGGTTCTGAAGAATCAACAAAAGCTTTGCGTGATTGTAGCAACCGACCTTGTTCCAGCATTAGAAGCGAAATGGGGTGTGAAGCTTATCATAAGAAAAACATTCCTTGGTGCAGATCTTGAAAATTGCAG GTACACACATCCAACTGACAACAGGGATTGTCCAGTTGTTATAGGGGGTGATtacataaccacggaatcaggaACAGGGTTAGTCCACACTGCCCCTGGTCATGGTCAGGAGGATTATGCAACTGGCCTGAAGTATGGACTGCCTATTGTCTCTCCTGTAGATGATGGAGGGAATTTCACTGAAGAAGCTGGACAGTTTAGAGGGCTCTCTGTCCTTGGAGAAGGAAATATTGCTGTTGTCAGTTACCTGGATGAAAATATGTCTCTGGTCATGGAAGAATCTTATG CTCATAAATACCCATATGATTGGCGAACTAAGAAACCAACGATCTTTAGAGCGACTGAGCAGTGGTTTGCATCGGTTGAAGGATTTCGCAAGGCCACTATGGATGCAATCAACGATGTAAAATGGATACCACATCAG GCAGTTAACAGAATATCTGCCATGACCTCCAGCCGATCTGATTGGTGCATCTCGAGACAAAGGACGTGGGGTGTCCCTATTCCTGTCTTTTATCATGTTGAGACAAAAGAACCCCTAATGAATGAGGAGACAGTTGAACATGTTAAGT CTATAATTTCCCAAAAGGGCAGTGATGCGTGGTGGTATATGTCGGCGGAAGACCTACTTCCTGAGAAATATCGTGATAAAGCAGCTGATTATGAAAAAGGGACTGATACAATGGATGTCTGGTTTGACTCAG GTTCCTCTTGGGCTGGTGTATTGGGGAAACGCGAGGGTCTTACTTTTCCTGCAGATGTGTATCTAGAAGGTACTGATCAGCATCGTGGATGGTTCCAGAGCTCTTTGTTAACAAGCATCGCAACAAAAG GCAAGGCTCCCTATTCTGCCGTCATAACACATGGTTTTGTACTGGATGAGAAGGGTATGAAAATGAGCAAGTCTTTGGGTAATGTGGTTGACCCACGTTTGGTCATTGAAGGAGGGAAAAATTCAAAG GACGCACCTGCTTATGGAGCTGATGTTATGCGTCTCTGGGTTTCTAGTGTAGATTACACAGGAGATGTTCTAATTGGCCCACAAATTCTTCGGCAGATGTCTGATATATATAGGAAGTTGAGAGGAACGTTGAGATATCTCTTGGGCAATCTTCATGATTGGAGA GTTGATAATGCTGTGCCATACCAGGATTTAGCCATCATTGATCAGCATGCTCTCTTCCAGCTTGAGAGTGTTGTAAAGAACATACAAGAGTGTTACGAGAACTACCAGTTTTTCAAAATATTCCAG ATCATACAACGATTCACAATTGTTGATCTGTCAAATTTCTACTTCGATATTGCTAAAGATAGACTGTATACTGG GGGAACTTCGAGTTTTACCAGAAGAAGCTGTCAAACAGTTCTTTCAACACATCTTTTATCCATATTGAGAGTGATCGCGCCCATAGTACCTCACCTAGCAGAAGATGTCTGGCAAAATCTCCCATTTGAGTACAGAAATGAAGATGGCTCTGCAGCAAAGTTTGTCTTTGAACTTAAATGGCCTCTGTTGAACGAACAGTGGCTTTCATTTCCTGCTGAAGACGTTCTCTTCTGGGAAAGGCTTCTCGAG TTGAGGACAGAGGTGAACAAAGTGTTGGAGCTTGCACGTAATGGGAAATTAATCGGTTCCAGTTTAGAAGCAAAGGTGTATCTGCATACCACCAATGCAAGCATGGCTTCTAGATTATTAGAGATGTGTGAAGCTCAGAATGAAGCTGACACGCTGCAACGCATATTCCTTACATCACAG GTTGAGGTATTGTCGTCAATGGAGACGGAGATGGTAAGCAGTGTGCAGCACACAGGAGAGTATGTGGATGGAGAGAACAAAGTGTGGATTGGTGTGTCACGTGCCGAGGGATCCAAGTGCGAGAGGTGCTGGAACTACTCAGGCCAGGTCGGGTCCTTTTCTGAACATCCCACTCTCTGTGGACGCTGCTTCAAAGTCATTGTTGCTAATCCGCCTGAGCCAGTGGCTGCAGCTGTAATCAACTGA
- the LOC106410415 gene encoding probable histone-arginine methyltransferase 1.4, with amino-acid sequence MEAPCMNKLKQKEFTLASLTDLTSSSSSPVVATFSCVDEVTELRFQESESADSFSFDLSSAQLFKLGALQLVCVCDSSNSTKENSFSRGVVIKFRDEKESKDFCDSFEEWTKDAVTKGSCLPNGTVSYSSSKFDNKIEAASAKMYFHYYGQLLHQQNMLQDYVRTGTYHAAVMENRSDFSGRVVVDVGAGSGILSMFAALAGAKHVYAVEASEMADYARKLIAGNPLLAERITVIKGKIEDVELPEKADVLISEPMGTLLVNERMLETYVIARDRFLSPNGKMFPTVGRIHMAPFADEFLFIEMANKALFWQQQNYYGVDLTPLYGSAHQGYFSQPVVDAFDPRLLVAPSMFHVIDFTKMKEEQFYEIDVPLKFTASVCTRVHGLACWFDVLFDGSTVQRWFTTAPGAPTTHWYQIRCVLLQPIHVMAGQEITGRLHLVAHSAQSYTINLTLSAKMSGPGANQGGILQTSSCKLDLKEPYYRMSQPQVYPVAQEPPAQAQDLQIQSDDLEEVELLQQNANAQL; translated from the exons ATGGAGGCTCCTTGTATGAATAAGCTTAAGCAGAAGGAGTTCACTTTAGCATCCCTCACTGATCTCACCTCCTCCTCGTCATCTCCTGTTGTAGCTACGTTCTCCTGCGTTGATGAAGTCACGGAACTTCGGTTTCAGGAATCTGAATCGGCTGATAGTTTCAGTTTTGATCTTAGCTCCGCTCAG TTGTTCAAGTTGGGGGCGCTTCAGTTGGTCTGTGTGTGTGATAGTTCGAATTCCACTAAAGAG AATTCATTTTCTCGAGGGGTTGTAATAAAGTTTAGAGATGAGAAGGAAAGCAAGGATTTTTGTGATTCGTTCGAGGAATGGACAAAGGATGCTGTTACAAAAG GATCATGCTTGCCGAACGGAACAGTTTCATATAGTTCAAGCAAGTTTGACAATAAGATAGAGGCTGCCTCAGCCAAAATGTATTTCCATTACTATGGGCAACTTCTACATCAGCAAAACATGCTACAGGATTATGTGAGGACTG GTACTTATCATGCTGCAGTCATGGAGAATCGTTCAGACTTTTCAGGCCGTGTTGTGGTCGATGTGGGTGCTGGAAGTGGCATTTTGTCAATGTTTGCTGCACTG GCTGGTGCCAAGCACGTGTATGCTGTGGAAGCGTCAGAGATGGCTGATTATGCCCGTAAGCTGATCGCTGGAAACCCATTGCTTGCTGAACGGATCACG GTCATCAAGGGAAAAATTGAGGATGTTGAGTTGCCTGAGAAGGCTGATGTTTTGATCTCTGAACCAATGG GCACCTTATTGGTCAATGAGAGGATGTTGGAAACATATGTTATTGCTAGGGACCGTTTTCTGTCTCCAAACGGAAAAATGTTTCCAACAGTCGGAAG GATCCACATGGCACCTTTCGCCGATGAATTCTTATTTATTGAAATGGCAAATAAG GCTTTGTTTTGGCAGCAACAGAACTATTATGGAGTTGATTTGACACCTCTTTATGGATCAGCTCACCAGGGTTATTTTTCCCAG CCTGTGGTTGATGCATTTGATCCAAGATTATTGGTGGCTCCCTCGATGTTTCATGTGATAGACTTCACTAAGATGAAG GAAGAACAATTTTACGAGATTGATGTTCCGTTGAAGTTCACAGCGTCTGTGTGTACCAGAGTTCATGGACTTGCGTGCTGGTTCGACGTTCTCTTCGATGGAAG CACGGTGCAAAGATGGTTCACGACTGCTCCTGGTGCACCAACAACCCATTGGTATCAAATAAGATGCGTTCTCTTGCAGCCTATTCATGTCATGGCAGGGCAAGAGATCACTGGTAGACTTCATTTGGTTGCCCACAGTGCTCAGAGTTACACTATAAATCTAACTCTCTCAG CTAAGATGTCGGGGCCTGGTGCCAATCAAGGTGGCATCCTCCAAACATCATCGTGCAAACTCGACTTGAAGGAGCCTTATTATAGAATGTCTCAGCCGCAGGTATACCCTGTTGCACAAGAACCACCAGCACAAGCCCAA GACTTGCAGATACAGAGTGATGACTTGGAAGAAGTAGAGTTACTACAACAGAACGCAAACGCTCAGCTGTAG
- the LOC106411223 gene encoding serine-rich adhesin for platelets-like, translating into MVEAKDQQDMGDGMQCVNHPFTKNPGGICAFCLQEKLGKLVTSSFPLPKHLSSSSTSSSSPSFRSDSVGSTTTATTVSASGARIVTANNNNYNNSTKLPFLLAKKKSSSSTANIVFKRSQSTTTAAYRVSDSTPRKKSGFWSFLHLHSYKQHSSSKKVGNFHDSSKPTTTKHTENTLSKTEVVGSSSSSSSSMSKRANGGGSGNRNGIDVIVEEDGSPNVAAAPPSERKVSRSRSVGCGSRSFSGDFFERITNGFGDCTLRRVESQREGGSNKGKVSSSSNGGGVREMVRCGGIFGGFMIMTSSSSSSSSSSWVSSSSAEQQHHQNNMAHGGRNRGWGWAFASPMRAFGSSSGKRGRTITDSTSKNSAPNLDAIPSLLVVKS; encoded by the coding sequence ATGGTGGAAGCAAAGGATCAACAAGACATGGGCGATGGGATGCAATGCGTAAACCATCCCTTCACGAAGAACCCAGGTGGGATCTGTGCTTTCTGTCTCCAAGAAAAGCTCGGAAAGCTCGTCACTTCCTCTTTCCCTCTCCCCAAAcacctctcctcctcctccacctctTCCTCATCCCCTTCCTTCAGATCTGACTCTGTCGgctccaccaccaccgccaccaccGTCTCCGCCTCCGGAGCCAGAATCGTCACagccaacaacaacaactacaacaacagCACCAAGCTTCCGTTTTTACTTGCCAAGAAGAAGTCCTCCTCGTCGACGGCCAATATCGTCTTCAAGAGAAGCCAGTCGACGACGACGGCCGCGTACAGAGTCTCCGACTCCACCCCGAGGAAGAAAAGTGGGTTCTGGTCTTTTCTACACCTCCACTCTTACAAACAACATAGCAGCAGCAAGAAAGTCGGAAACTTTCACGACTCCTCGAAGCCCACGACAACAAAACATACTGAAAACACTTTGTCCAAAACAGAGGTGGTCggatcttcctcttcttcgtcCTCTTCGATGTCAAAGAGAGCGAATGGAGGTGGGAGTGGTAACAGAAACGGCATTGATGTGATTGTTGAGGAAGATGGAAGCCCCAACGTTGCGGCAGCACCGCCGAGCGAGAGGAAAGTGTCGAGATCCAGATCTGTCGGGTGTGGAAGCAGAAGCTTCTCTGGAGACTTCTTCGAGAGGATCACTAACGGGTTTGGAGACTGTACTTTGAGGAGAGTTGAGTCACAGAGAGAAGGTGGTAGCAACAAGGGTAAAGTTAGTAGTAGTAGCAATGGTGGTGGTGTGAGGGAGATGGTTAGATGTGGTGGGATCTTTGGTGGGTTTATGATTATGACgtcatcctcttcttcttcctcgtcttccTCATGGGTGTCATCGTCATCAGCTGAACAACAACATCATCAGAACAACATGGCTCATGGTGGAAGGAACAGAGGTTGGGGATGGGCGTTTGCTAGTCCAATGAGAGCTTTTGGTTCTTCTTCTGGGAAGAGAGGTCGTACGATTACAGATTCTACAAGCAAGAACTCTGCTCCGAACTTGGATGCTATTCCTTCATTGTTGGTAGTCAAAAGCTAA